One [Clostridium] saccharolyticum WM1 DNA segment encodes these proteins:
- the hisS gene encoding histidine--tRNA ligase, whose amino-acid sequence MALKKKPVTGMKDILPAEMQVREYVMNQIRETYGGFGFHSIETPCVEHIENLTSKQGGDNEKLIFKIMKRGEKLNLESAQAENDLVDSGLRYDLTVPLSRYYSNNAASLPAPFKSLQMGSVWRADRPQKGRFRQFVQCDIDILGDSTRLAETELILATTTLLGKIGFKGYTVRINDRNILKGMAAFCGFPEEAYDQVFIILDKMDKIGSDGVARELAEAGYDQDKINKYLSLFETVAPDASGVRSLGEALKDSMDQQQAENLAAIMDSVSQISTSQFHIVFDPTLVRGMSYYTGTIFEIQVDGFPGSVGGGGRYDKMIGKFTGMDTPACGFSIGFERIITILMDEGFTVPGKEDKVAFLIEKGVSDEVLNGAMKEAMEKRAKGGTVLVSQMNKNKKFQKDSLQKEGYTQFKEFYKDALK is encoded by the coding sequence ATGGCATTAAAAAAGAAACCGGTTACCGGAATGAAGGATATTCTTCCTGCCGAGATGCAGGTACGGGAATATGTAATGAACCAGATACGTGAAACCTATGGCGGCTTCGGCTTTCATTCCATTGAAACTCCCTGTGTGGAGCACATCGAGAACCTTACCAGCAAACAGGGCGGGGACAATGAAAAGCTGATTTTCAAAATCATGAAGCGGGGAGAAAAGCTTAATTTAGAGAGCGCTCAGGCGGAAAACGATCTGGTAGACAGCGGTCTCCGGTATGATCTGACCGTTCCCTTGTCAAGATATTATTCCAACAATGCGGCGTCTCTTCCTGCGCCCTTTAAATCCCTTCAGATGGGGAGTGTATGGAGGGCAGACCGTCCCCAGAAAGGACGTTTCAGACAGTTTGTCCAGTGCGACATTGACATACTGGGAGATTCCACCAGGCTTGCGGAAACGGAACTCATCCTGGCAACTACAACCTTGCTTGGAAAGATCGGCTTTAAAGGATATACCGTAAGGATCAATGACCGGAATATTTTAAAGGGAATGGCGGCTTTCTGTGGTTTTCCGGAAGAAGCTTACGACCAGGTATTCATTATACTGGATAAGATGGACAAGATCGGCAGCGATGGCGTGGCCAGGGAACTGGCGGAAGCCGGGTATGACCAGGATAAAATCAATAAATATTTATCCCTTTTTGAAACGGTGGCTCCCGATGCTTCCGGAGTGCGCAGCCTGGGGGAAGCCTTAAAGGATTCCATGGATCAGCAGCAGGCGGAGAATCTGGCAGCCATTATGGACAGCGTAAGCCAGATTTCCACCAGCCAGTTTCATATTGTTTTTGATCCCACTTTGGTGAGAGGGATGTCCTATTACACCGGAACTATTTTTGAGATCCAGGTGGACGGCTTCCCCGGCTCTGTAGGAGGCGGCGGCCGTTATGATAAGATGATCGGCAAATTCACGGGCATGGATACCCCTGCCTGCGGATTTTCCATTGGATTTGAACGGATCATCACCATCCTGATGGATGAGGGCTTTACAGTTCCCGGAAAAGAAGATAAGGTGGCGTTCCTGATAGAAAAGGGCGTCAGCGATGAAGTGCTGAACGGGGCCATGAAAGAAGCGATGGAAAAACGGGCAAAAGGTGGGACCGTTCTGGTTTCTCAGATGAATAAAAATAAAAAATTCCAGAAAGACAGCCTTCAGAAGGAAGGGTATACACAGTTTAAGGAATTCTATAAAGACGCACTGAAGTAA
- a CDS encoding CDP-alcohol phosphatidyltransferase family protein: MKNIPNLITMTRILGTLALLILKPFSGQFLLIYFLCGISDVLDGMIARKMHIISQKGQILDSIADAFMVTVVLLLFFPGFKLPLWGVYWIVLIAAIRLASLGIGFIRYKQLAFLHTYGNKAAGIVLFCFPLLYIWLGLYTATILVCFIASISAVEELIINIISKRLRRDIKSIFSLCL; encoded by the coding sequence ATGAAGAACATTCCCAACTTGATTACTATGACGAGGATATTAGGAACCTTGGCTTTGCTGATTTTAAAACCGTTCTCAGGACAATTTCTTTTGATCTATTTTCTTTGTGGTATCAGCGATGTTTTAGATGGGATGATAGCACGGAAGATGCATATCATAAGCCAGAAAGGTCAGATTCTGGACAGCATTGCCGATGCGTTTATGGTCACTGTTGTACTTCTTCTCTTTTTTCCGGGTTTTAAACTGCCTTTATGGGGGGTATATTGGATCGTTTTGATTGCCGCCATTCGTCTGGCTTCCTTAGGCATTGGCTTTATACGATACAAACAGTTGGCTTTTTTACATACCTATGGGAATAAAGCGGCGGGGATCGTTTTATTTTGTTTTCCACTTCTCTATATATGGTTAGGATTATATACAGCAACCATTTTGGTTTGTTTTATTGCAAGCATTTCGGCGGTAGAAGAATTGATCATCAATATTATTTCTAAAAGGTTACGGAGAGATATTAAATCTATCTTTTCATTATGCTTATAG
- a CDS encoding GNAT family N-acetyltransferase, whose translation MLLKNPQTRFEEIYPIYKESFPDIERRTKDDQKRVFGNPCYGVRAIEEEGKILAFLGYWNLPSCVFLEHLATAEACRGKGYGKQLVQEVMNETEKPVFLEIEPVTEKDPMTRSRASFYSRLGFHANTFPYEQMPLKPVDRPTPLWIMSYGKPVTEKEFWPYKKEIYELVYGVEIA comes from the coding sequence ATGTTGTTAAAAAACCCGCAGACCCGTTTTGAGGAAATATACCCGATTTATAAGGAGTCATTTCCTGACATTGAGCGCCGGACGAAAGACGATCAGAAAAGGGTTTTCGGAAATCCCTGCTACGGAGTGCGAGCCATTGAAGAGGAAGGAAAAATTCTGGCGTTTCTTGGATACTGGAACTTGCCCTCCTGTGTTTTTTTGGAGCATCTGGCCACGGCGGAAGCGTGCAGGGGCAAAGGATATGGAAAACAACTGGTGCAGGAGGTCATGAACGAAACAGAAAAGCCTGTGTTTTTGGAAATAGAGCCAGTCACTGAGAAGGATCCAATGACCAGGAGCAGGGCGAGCTTTTACAGCAGGCTGGGATTTCATGCCAATACGTTTCCTTATGAGCAGATGCCCTTAAAACCTGTGGACAGACCCACTCCATTGTGGATCATGAGCTATGGAAAGCCTGTGACGGAAAAGGAGTTCTGGCCCTATAAGAAAGAAATATATGAATTGGTATATGGTGTGGAGATCGCGTAA
- a CDS encoding bifunctional metallophosphatase/5'-nucleotidase: MKGSKKRKFLSLWLALLMVMSLTTGISFSSLAADRDIVVLYTNDVHCGVDGNIGYAGLALYKKEMQAQTPYVTLVDAGDAIQGAPIGTLSDGGYLIDIMNKVGYDFAVPGNHEYDYGMPRFLELAGKLSCGYYSSNFMDLRTGTTVFAPYKIFTYGDTKVAFVGASTPESFTKSTPAYFQDGNGNYIYGFCEDENGQKLYTQVQSAVNSAKAEGANYVVLVGHLGENGTTDRWTSDSVIKNTTGIDVLIDGHSHEAYGKYVKNKDGKDVLLTQTGTKLENIGKLTLRTDGTITSELVSQVPAGAGTSAYTVKTGDSLSRIAKRELGSYNRWKEIYDANRDKIKDPNVLTVGIQLVIPGKSAVTADGKAIDYDTDKFVKAIQAQYNETLKTVIGHTDVELTVNDPATGNRAVRSAETNLGDLCADAYRYVLGADIGLSNGGGVRASIKAGNITYNDTLTVFPFGNMGCVAEVTGQQIKDALEMASRNCPKENGGFLQVSGLTYTIDTSKTSNVQVDDKGNFIKVNGAYRVTDILVGGAALDVNKTYTVASHNYMLKSAGDGLTMFKGSKVIRDEVMTDVDLLSAYIRSNLGGNVGADYANPAGQGRITIK, encoded by the coding sequence ATGAAAGGAAGTAAGAAAAGAAAGTTTCTGTCACTATGGCTGGCTCTGCTCATGGTCATGTCCCTGACAACGGGCATATCCTTCTCCTCGCTGGCGGCAGACCGGGATATCGTGGTCCTCTACACCAACGATGTCCACTGCGGCGTTGACGGCAACATAGGATATGCGGGACTGGCTCTCTATAAAAAAGAGATGCAGGCCCAGACTCCTTACGTGACACTGGTTGACGCAGGGGATGCCATTCAGGGTGCGCCCATTGGAACACTGTCAGACGGAGGATATTTAATCGACATTATGAATAAGGTCGGTTATGATTTTGCAGTTCCGGGCAACCATGAATACGATTATGGGATGCCCCGCTTTCTGGAGCTGGCTGGTAAATTAAGCTGCGGCTACTATTCCAGCAATTTCATGGATTTGAGGACAGGCACCACAGTATTTGCTCCCTATAAAATTTTTACATATGGTGATACGAAAGTAGCCTTTGTGGGAGCTAGCACACCGGAAAGCTTCACCAAATCCACACCGGCTTATTTCCAGGATGGTAACGGAAATTACATTTACGGTTTTTGTGAAGATGAAAATGGACAGAAGCTTTACACGCAGGTCCAGTCTGCTGTAAACAGTGCAAAAGCGGAAGGGGCGAATTATGTAGTCCTGGTAGGCCATTTGGGAGAGAACGGCACAACAGACCGTTGGACCTCTGACAGTGTGATCAAGAATACCACGGGGATTGATGTGCTGATTGACGGCCATTCCCATGAAGCATATGGAAAGTACGTAAAGAATAAGGACGGCAAGGACGTGCTTCTTACCCAGACCGGTACCAAGTTAGAAAATATCGGAAAACTGACGCTCCGCACCGATGGAACGATCACCAGTGAGCTGGTTTCACAGGTTCCGGCAGGAGCAGGCACCAGCGCTTATACGGTAAAAACCGGTGATTCCTTAAGCAGGATCGCAAAGAGGGAATTAGGCTCTTATAACCGTTGGAAAGAAATTTATGATGCAAACAGAGACAAGATCAAGGATCCCAATGTCCTGACTGTTGGAATTCAGCTTGTGATTCCGGGCAAGAGTGCGGTGACGGCTGACGGAAAAGCAATTGACTATGATACAGACAAATTTGTAAAGGCCATTCAGGCCCAGTATAATGAGACATTAAAGACGGTGATCGGACACACGGATGTGGAACTTACGGTGAATGATCCTGCCACAGGAAACCGTGCGGTCAGAAGTGCAGAAACAAACCTTGGTGATCTGTGTGCAGATGCATACCGTTACGTACTTGGAGCAGATATCGGATTGTCCAACGGCGGCGGTGTGAGAGCCAGCATAAAGGCCGGCAACATCACTTACAATGATACGCTTACCGTGTTCCCATTCGGCAATATGGGCTGTGTTGCGGAAGTTACCGGCCAGCAGATCAAGGATGCCCTGGAGATGGCTTCCCGCAACTGCCCCAAAGAAAACGGCGGTTTCCTGCAGGTATCCGGTCTTACCTATACCATTGATACTTCCAAGACTTCCAATGTCCAGGTGGATGATAAAGGTAACTTTATAAAGGTAAACGGAGCATACCGAGTAACTGATATCTTGGTAGGAGGTGCTGCTCTTGATGTGAACAAGACCTATACCGTTGCCTCCCATAACTACATGTTAAAGTCTGCAGGTGACGGCTTGACCATGTTTAAGGGAAGCAAGGTGATCCGGGACGAGGTCATGACAGATGTAGATTTACTTTCCGCATATATCCGCAGCAATTTAGGCGGCAATGTAGGTGCTGATTACGCAAATCCGGCAGGTCAGGGCAGAATTACCATAAAATAA
- the aspS gene encoding aspartate--tRNA ligase, which translates to MAESMLGLKRSHRCTEVTKDNVGSEVTVMGWVQKSRNKGGIIFVDLRDRSGILQIIFEESNCGAESFAKAEKLRSEFVIAVAGEVESRAGGVNENLATGEIEVRAKSLRILSESETPPFPIEENSKTKEELRLKYRYLDLRRPDIQRNIRVRSQVATLTRAFLAEEGFLEIETPTLIKSTPEGARDYLVPSRVHPGSFYALPQSPQLYKQLLMCSGYDRYFQLARCYRDEDLRADRQPEFTQIDMELSFVDVEDVLEVNERLLKKLFKEICNLDIELPLTRMTWREAMDRFGSDKPDMRFGMELKNVSQVVKDTEFAVFKSALENGGSVRGINAEGQGAMPRKKIDALVEYAKGFGAKGLAYLAVNEDGTYKCSFAKFMTEEELHTLAEAMGAKPGDLLLFAADRDKVVFDVLGNLRLELARQLDLLKKDHFKFLWVTEFPLLEYSEEQGRFTAMHHPFTMPMDEDWALIDRDPGAVRAKAYDIVLNGTELGGGSVRIHQSDIQSKMFEVLGFTKEQAKDQFGFLLDAFKYGVPPHAGLAYGLDRVVMLMVGADSIRDVIAFPKVKDASCLMTEAPAQVDTKQLVELGIEISDEKE; encoded by the coding sequence ATGGCAGAATCAATGTTAGGCTTAAAAAGATCCCATAGATGTACAGAGGTTACAAAAGACAATGTGGGCAGTGAAGTCACGGTTATGGGCTGGGTCCAGAAAAGCAGGAATAAGGGAGGAATCATTTTTGTTGATTTAAGAGACCGTTCCGGGATCCTGCAGATCATATTTGAAGAGAGCAACTGCGGAGCGGAAAGCTTTGCAAAGGCTGAAAAATTAAGGAGTGAGTTTGTCATTGCGGTGGCAGGTGAAGTGGAAAGCAGGGCAGGCGGCGTGAATGAGAACCTGGCAACAGGCGAAATTGAAGTGCGGGCAAAGAGCTTAAGAATCCTTTCCGAATCCGAAACACCTCCCTTCCCCATTGAAGAGAACAGCAAGACAAAGGAAGAACTACGATTAAAATACCGTTACCTGGATCTTAGAAGACCGGATATCCAGAGGAACATCAGAGTGAGAAGCCAGGTGGCTACCTTAACAAGGGCATTTTTAGCGGAAGAGGGTTTTTTGGAGATCGAAACCCCCACTCTTATTAAGAGCACGCCGGAGGGTGCCAGGGATTATCTGGTTCCAAGCCGTGTCCATCCAGGCTCTTTCTACGCCCTGCCCCAGTCTCCCCAGCTTTATAAGCAGCTTCTTATGTGTTCCGGCTATGACCGCTATTTCCAGTTGGCAAGATGCTATCGTGACGAGGACTTACGTGCCGACAGACAGCCGGAATTCACCCAGATTGATATGGAGCTTTCCTTTGTGGATGTGGAGGATGTGCTTGAGGTGAATGAACGGCTGTTAAAGAAATTATTTAAAGAAATCTGCAATTTAGATATTGAGCTTCCCCTTACGAGAATGACCTGGAGAGAAGCAATGGACCGCTTTGGTTCTGACAAACCGGATATGCGTTTCGGAATGGAGCTTAAGAATGTTTCTCAGGTGGTAAAGGATACGGAATTTGCCGTATTCAAAAGCGCCCTGGAAAACGGCGGTTCTGTCCGGGGAATTAATGCTGAGGGACAGGGAGCCATGCCGCGTAAAAAGATCGATGCACTGGTAGAATATGCAAAGGGCTTTGGAGCAAAAGGGCTGGCTTATCTGGCCGTCAATGAAGATGGGACCTATAAATGTTCATTTGCAAAATTCATGACAGAAGAAGAGCTTCACACTCTGGCAGAGGCAATGGGAGCAAAGCCGGGAGATTTACTTTTATTTGCAGCAGACCGGGACAAGGTAGTATTTGACGTACTTGGCAACTTAAGACTGGAGCTGGCAAGACAGCTTGATCTTCTGAAAAAGGATCACTTTAAGTTCTTATGGGTAACAGAATTTCCGCTGCTTGAATATTCCGAGGAGCAGGGACGCTTTACTGCCATGCATCATCCGTTTACGATGCCGATGGATGAGGACTGGGCGCTGATTGACCGTGATCCAGGCGCTGTCCGGGCAAAGGCATACGACATTGTGTTAAACGGCACAGAGCTTGGCGGGGGTTCCGTCCGTATCCACCAGAGCGATATCCAGTCCAAGATGTTTGAAGTGCTGGGCTTTACAAAGGAACAGGCGAAGGATCAGTTTGGCTTCCTCTTAGACGCGTTTAAATACGGTGTTCCGCCTCATGCAGGTCTTGCTTACGGCCTGGACCGGGTGGTCATGCTCATGGTGGGCGCAGACAGCATCCGTGATGTAATTGCATTCCCCAAGGTAAAGGACGCCTCCTGCCTGATGACAGAAGCACCGGCTCAGGTGGATACAAAACAGCTTGTGGAGCTTGGAATAGAAATCAGTGACGAAAAGGAATAA